The region GGCGGCGCCTGAGACCGGGGAGCCGACCCAGGCCTCGGCGACGCCGGCCCCTTCCGAGTCGCTGTTCGACGACGGCGAGTCGACCGGGACGCCGCCAGCGGCCGAGGCCGACTCGCCGACTGGCCCGCCGGCCGGCGAGCCCAGCGAGCCGGACTCGACGACCTTCGACGAACCGCGCGCGACCTACGCCGCGGAGGCCGACGAGCTCGTCTCCTTCTGGACCGAGTACAGCCTCGACTACACGCCCGACTCGCTCCAGCGGCTGGACGCGCTCGTCAGCGCCGAGTGGGACGACGACCGGTTCGACGCGGCCACCTTCGGCAGCGAGGACACCTTCGACGACCGCGTGTTCACCAGCGTCTCGACCGAGCTCGGGGGCTACTTCGGCGAAGTGCTCGTCCGCGAACTCGACGCCGAGTGGAGCGACGAGACGGCGACCGACGCCGTCGTCGTCGAGGGCGCCGACGGCCCGCTGGCGATTCCGGTGTTCAAGGTCGCCGGCACCTCGATACGGCAACAGCCGGTGTTCGCCCGGAGCTACGACTCGCTGCTCTCTGATCTGGAGTCGGACGTCTAGACGACGCCAATCCCCACGCTTTTCGTTCCCCCTGTCTACGAGGGTACTGTGTCGCTGCCACCGATTACGCCCGCGATGGCGTTCGTCTTCGCGCTGATACTCGTTGCCCTCCTGTTCTTTGCGACCGAACTGGTCCCGGTCGACGTGACCGCTATCGCGGTGATGGTGGCCCTGCTCGCCGTCGAACCTGTGACGCTGACGCTCGCCGATGTCGGCCTGTTGGAGGGTCCGCTGTACGTCCTCCACCAGCCCGGTGACGACATCTCCCCGCTCACACAGGGGCTCTCGGGCTTCGCCTCGACGGCGACTATCACCGTGCTGGCGATGTTCATTCTCTCCGACGGCGTCCAGCGGACGGGCATCGTCCAGCTGCTCGGCGCGAGGCTCTCCTCGCTGACCGGCGACAGCGAGACGAAGCAACTCGGTGCGACGGTCGGACTGGTCGGTCCCATCTCCGGTTTCATCAACAACACCGCCGCCGTCGCCATCCTCCTGCCGATGGTGACAGATATCGCACACGAAGGCAACATCTCGCCGTCGAAGCTCCTGCTCCCGCTCTCCTACGCGTCGATGTTCGGCGGCATGCTCACGCTCATCGGCACCTCGACGAACATCCTCGCCTCGCAGCTGTCGGCCGAACTGCTGGGGCGGCCGTTCGGCATGTTCGAGTTCACGCAGCTGGGTATCGTCGTCACCATCGTCGGCACCGTCTACCTGCTGACGGTCGGTCGCTGGCTCGTCCCCGGCCGCATCCAGCCCCGCGAGGACCTCACCGACGAGTTCGAGATGGGCGAGTACCTCACCGAGGTGGTCGTCCGCGAGGACTCCCCCATCGTCGGCCAGACCGTCCAGGAGGCCCTGTCCGGGACCGACCTCGACGTCGACGTCGTCCAGCTCGTCAGGGACAGACGAACCTTCCTCGAACCGCTCGGCCCGAAGGTCGTCCGCGTCGGCGACGTCTTCGCCATCCGGACTGACCGGGACACGCTCGTCGAGCTGCTCGACCTCGACGGGCTGGACGTCGTTCCCGACGCCGTCGACGACGCGGAGCTCGAACGCGCCAGCGACCAGCAGAACCTCATCGAACTCGTGGTCGCGCCGGGCTCGTCGCTCGTCGGCGAGACGCTCGCCTCCGCGAACTTCCGCCAGCGCTACGACGCGACCGTGCTGGCCCTGCGGCGCGGGCGCGACCTCGTCCGCCAGCGGATGGATCGGGTTCGACTGAAGGTCGGCGACACCCTGCTCGTGCAGGCCACCGTCGACAGCATCGACCGCCTCGACGTCAACCGCGATTTCATCGTCGCCCAGGAGGTCGAACGCCCCGACTACCGCAAGTCGAAGATTCCCGTCGCCGTCGGCATCGTCGCGAGCGTCGTCGGCGTCGCCGCGCTCACGCAGGTCCACATCGTCGTCTCGGCGCTGGCCGGCTCGCTGGCGATGCTCTTCACCGGCTGTCTCCGACCCAGCGAGCTCTACGACGCCGTCCAGTGGGACGTCATCTTCCTCCTCGCCGGCGTCATCCCGCTGGGCATCGCCCTCCAGGAGACCGGCGGCGCGGACCTCATCGCCGACCTGTTCGTCCTCGCCGCGCCCGGCCTGCCCGCTATCCTCGTGTTGGGCCTGATGTACGTCGTCACCGCCGTGCTCACGAACATCATCTCGAACAACGCCTCCGTCGTGCTGATGATTCCCGTCGCCGTGGAGGCGGCGGGACAGCTGAACGCCAACGCCTTCGCGTTCGTGCTGGCAGTGACCTTCGCCGCCTCGACGGCCTTCATGACGCCCGTCGGCTACCAGACCAATCTCCTGGTGTACGGGCCCGGCGGCTACCGCTTTACCGACTACCTGAAAGTCGGCGCGCCCCTGCAGGCCGTGTTCGCCGTCGTGACGACGCTCGGTATCGCCTTCTTCTGGGGCCTTGCCCCGGCGTGACACGGCGGGCCGAGCAACGAAACCCTTTACTCGGAGACGGCCACACTGTGAGATACGGGATCGTGGGGTAGCTTGGTAACCTTCGGGCCTTGGGTGCCCGTGCCCCTAGTTCAAATCTGGGCGATCCCACTTTTCACGGCTGGCGCGACCGACCACCTCTCGATGCTCCTTCGAGCGACGGCGAACGGCAGTGCCCGCTGTCTCTCACAGCGTTCGTTCCATCTCACCGAAATTTTTAATCCTGTAGCTTGATTAAAAATTCCACATGTCGAGGACCTCGCAGTCTGGCACGGGCAGCGAGTCTGCAACCATCAGTGTGACCGGACTGACGAAGGAGTTCTCCAGTAGCGATGGTACCGTGACGGCTGTGAACGACGTCTCGTTTCGGATAGACCGCGGGGAGATAGTCGGGGTTCTGGGACCCAACGGGGCAGGAAAGACGACGACGATCAAGTCGATACTGGGGCTGCTAGAGCCGACCACGGGGAGTATCGAGGTCAACGGAATCGACGTGGCAGAGAGCTCCCGGGAGATCTACAACGAGGTCGGCGGCCTCCTCGAAGGGGCACGGAACCTCTACTGGCGTCTCACTGTCCGGGAGAACCTCCGGTATTTCACCGGACTGCAGGGAATCCGCCCCGACGGTGCGACCGACCGTCACGACCGGCTGCTGTCGCTCGTCAACTTGGAGGAGAAAGCCGACGAACGGGTCAGAAACCTCTCCAGGGGGATGAAGCAGAAAGCCTGTCTGGCCTGTGTGCTCGCCCGCTCTACCCCTATCGTCTTCCTCGACGAACCGACCCTCGGACTCGACATCGAAGCCAGCCGGGACCTCCGGTCGGAGCTTCGCCGACTCGCCACGGAGGAGAACCGGACCATCGTCATCTCGAGTCACGATATGGACGTCGTTCAGGACATCTGTGACCGGGTACTCGTCTTCCAGGACGGCGAGATAATCGTCGACGACCACGTCGAGACGCTACTCGACGAACTCGACATCAGGCGGTACCGCGTCGTCCTCAAGGAGCCGGTCCCCACCGGTGAGTCGCTCGACGGTTACGACCTGGAGTGGTCCGCCGACAGGATGGCCTTCGAGGTGATTCTGCGAAACGAGACGGACGTCTACGAGTTCGTCGAGACGCTCAGGCGCTCAGAGATGCGACTGAAGAAGCTCCGGGCGGTCGAAGGGACCCTCGAGACGGTCTTCCTGTCCGCGCTCGAATTGGAAGACGACGGCCCAGCGCCGGACGGACTGGTCGCAGGTGCTCGAAATGAACGCGACTGAGTCAGCCTCGGGTCGGGCCGACCGCAGTCTGGTGGCACTCTGGCGGGTCGTCTTCGAGAAGGAGTACATCATCCTCCGCCGGTACTGGTTCGACACGCTCGCCGCTATCGGGGTGAACTACACCATATTCGTGCTCCTGTTTCTCGGTGTGCGGACAGTGGTACCGGCCATCATCGACGGGAACCTGACCGCGATAATCATCGGATACTTCGTCTGGTCGATGTCGTGGGGCTCGTTTCAGTCCTCGGCTAGGACCCTGAAACGGGAGGCCGAGTGGGGGACGCTAGAGCAGACGACGATGAGTCCCTTCGGCCTGTTCGCAGTGCTCACTGCCCGGATAGCCGCGAAACTGCTGTTCACACTGTCGAGGGGCGTCCTGATTCTCGCGTTGTTACTGGTCACGACCCAGCACTGGATATCCCTCGACCCGGTCAGTCTGCCACCGCTCGTCCTCGTGACGATGGTGTCCGCGACGGGACTCGGGTACGCTTTCGGCGGGTTGGCGCTCGTGTACAAACGTGTCAGTAGCGTCTTCATCATCGTTCAGTTCCTCCTCATCGGCGCCGTCGGGGCGCCGTCGTCGCCACTGGCGAAGCTTCTCCCGTTGGCCTGGGGGACGGATCTGCTCGTCCTGGTGGTCACCGAGGGGACGCCAATCTGGCAACTCCCGCCCACCGACCTCCTCGGCGTGACCGCAGTCTCGGCGGGCTACCTGCTGTTTGGCTATCTCGCTTTCCGCTACGCGATAGCCGTGAGCAAACGGCGGGGTATCCTGGGCGATTACTGACGAGTCGTACCGTCGCTGTGACGGGCCCCGCGGCGATACGGGCACTCCGTACCGCAGCCAACTCGATAGCGCAGGCCAATTAAAACCGGTTCAAAAACACATAATTCAATCTCTTTAATGACAGGATTAATAACACTCTGTTTCAAATATCAGAACGCCTGCCACTTCGGCGGGCGATGGAGACCGAACCAATGCAAATCGAGATCGCGACCACCGACGACGATGCATCGGCACCAGTTTCGGCAGGATACTGCTGTTGCTGCACCGAAGAGTGCGAGGACCTGTGGTACTGTGAGCCGGACGACGACCTGACCTGATTGCTCCCAGTCCTATCGGCCTCGAACAGCCGACGACAGCACCGGTAAGGGCGTCCCTGCGGGTGCTGTTGTCGCGTTTCGGTGTCTGTGGTACCGAACAACAGTTTCGGGGGAGACTGACGGCGTTCGGACGCGACCGAATGGGCCGTACGGCAGTGGACCCGCCGCTAGTTCCCCCATGTCACCGCAAAGAGATGAACGTGAACGTCGACACCCTTCGAGAACTACAGAGTCAGACCTACAACCCCCGCTCGGTCGAGCCAGCGGCCACGCCGTACGAAACGTACCGGACGAAAGAGTTCGGCGGACAGCACCTCTCTGAATGCTACCACGAGAACACCAAGAACGTCGCCCACGACAGGTTCCGGCTGGACAGGTCGATTACCTACTTCCTGACCGACGACAGCGTCGCCTTCGCCGTCTCGAACATCGATCCGGAGTACGACGGGCGGCCGCTCGTCGACCTCCCGCCGCCGTCGAGCCTCGACTGCTCGCTGTCGGACGCGCTGGGGGCCAGACGCAGCGTCCAGCAGTACGACG is a window of Halomicroarcula saliterrae DNA encoding:
- a CDS encoding ABC transporter ATP-binding protein, with protein sequence MSRTSQSGTGSESATISVTGLTKEFSSSDGTVTAVNDVSFRIDRGEIVGVLGPNGAGKTTTIKSILGLLEPTTGSIEVNGIDVAESSREIYNEVGGLLEGARNLYWRLTVRENLRYFTGLQGIRPDGATDRHDRLLSLVNLEEKADERVRNLSRGMKQKACLACVLARSTPIVFLDEPTLGLDIEASRDLRSELRRLATEENRTIVISSHDMDVVQDICDRVLVFQDGEIIVDDHVETLLDELDIRRYRVVLKEPVPTGESLDGYDLEWSADRMAFEVILRNETDVYEFVETLRRSEMRLKKLRAVEGTLETVFLSALELEDDGPAPDGLVAGARNERD
- a CDS encoding ABC transporter permease, whose amino-acid sequence is MNATESASGRADRSLVALWRVVFEKEYIILRRYWFDTLAAIGVNYTIFVLLFLGVRTVVPAIIDGNLTAIIIGYFVWSMSWGSFQSSARTLKREAEWGTLEQTTMSPFGLFAVLTARIAAKLLFTLSRGVLILALLLVTTQHWISLDPVSLPPLVLVTMVSATGLGYAFGGLALVYKRVSSVFIIVQFLLIGAVGAPSSPLAKLLPLAWGTDLLVLVVTEGTPIWQLPPTDLLGVTAVSAGYLLFGYLAFRYAIAVSKRRGILGDY
- a CDS encoding SLC13 family permease, translated to MAFVFALILVALLFFATELVPVDVTAIAVMVALLAVEPVTLTLADVGLLEGPLYVLHQPGDDISPLTQGLSGFASTATITVLAMFILSDGVQRTGIVQLLGARLSSLTGDSETKQLGATVGLVGPISGFINNTAAVAILLPMVTDIAHEGNISPSKLLLPLSYASMFGGMLTLIGTSTNILASQLSAELLGRPFGMFEFTQLGIVVTIVGTVYLLTVGRWLVPGRIQPREDLTDEFEMGEYLTEVVVREDSPIVGQTVQEALSGTDLDVDVVQLVRDRRTFLEPLGPKVVRVGDVFAIRTDRDTLVELLDLDGLDVVPDAVDDAELERASDQQNLIELVVAPGSSLVGETLASANFRQRYDATVLALRRGRDLVRQRMDRVRLKVGDTLLVQATVDSIDRLDVNRDFIVAQEVERPDYRKSKIPVAVGIVASVVGVAALTQVHIVVSALAGSLAMLFTGCLRPSELYDAVQWDVIFLLAGVIPLGIALQETGGADLIADLFVLAAPGLPAILVLGLMYVVTAVLTNIISNNASVVLMIPVAVEAAGQLNANAFAFVLAVTFAASTAFMTPVGYQTNLLVYGPGGYRFTDYLKVGAPLQAVFAVVTTLGIAFFWGLAPA